The Natator depressus isolate rNatDep1 chromosome 8, rNatDep2.hap1, whole genome shotgun sequence genome window below encodes:
- the UQCRQ gene encoding cytochrome b-c1 complex subunit 8 has translation MGIHFGNLERVRHVITYSLSPFEQRAFPNYFTKGIPNAWRRFRARVFRVAPPFVVAYVVYTWGNQEFERLKRKNSADFENDE, from the exons ATGGGTATCCATTTTGGAAACTTGGAAAGAGTGAGGCATGTGATCACTTACAGCTTGTCTCCATTCGAGCAGAGGGCATTCCCTAACTATTTCACCAAAGGAATTCCGAATGCATGGAGGCGATTTCGTGCAAGAGTCTTCAGGGTAGCTCCTC cttttGTGGTGGCCTATGTTGTTTACACCTGGGGGAACCAAGAATTTGAGCGACTGAAAAGGAAGAACTCTGCTGACTTTGAAAATGATGAGTAA